The following is a genomic window from Gemmatimonadota bacterium.
ATGATCCCCCTTCGCAGAAGCGTGCGCGTCCTCCTGCTGTGCGGCATCGTCCTCGGGTGGGCGGGTTACGAAGGGCGTGCGGCCGAGCGCGAAAACGGGAGGCTGACCATCGCGCGGATGAAGTACGACGGCGGAGGTGACTGGTACAACGACCCCGAGGCCATTCCCAACCTGGCCCGGGAGTTGCAGTTGCGTGCGGGCATAGAGACGAACCCGGATCAGCGCGTCGTCACCCTGACCGATGATCTCCTGTACTCCTCCCCCTTCCTTTTCATGACCGGCCACGGCGAAGTCAGGTGGACCGAACCGGAAATCCGGAACCTCCGGACCTACCTGACGCGGGGCGGTTTCCTCTACGCCGATGACGATTACGGGATGGACGAGGCCTTTCGCCGGGAGATGAAACGGGTCTTTCCGGACAAGGATTTCGTCGAGTTGCCCTTCGACCATCCGATCTACCACATCATATACGACTTCCCGGCCGGTCCGCCCAAACATCATGAGCACGACGGCAAGCCGCCCCAGGGGTTCGGGCTCTTCCACGACGGACGGCTGGTGGTGTATTACACGTACGAAAGCAATGTCAGCGACGGCTGGGCCGATGAAAAGACCCACAACGATCCGCCGGCGAAACGCGAAGCCGCTTTCAGAATGGGCATCAACATCGTCGCATACGCGCTCTATCGTTGACGCGGGTGCCGGCTTGCGGTATACTGAAACCCGGACGGCAAAACGGACGTCTAACCACTAAAGACCATACGGCCGTGTAAGCCGCGGTTTTAGAGACGCACGAAGGAAACAGGAAAAGGAGTCCCATCATGAACCTCTGGCAAACGATCAAGTCGGAATTGGACGGTCCGATCGAAACCGTGCGAAAGAGCCTGTCCGGCGCGCTGGACATGGCCGAAGATCTCACGCGGAAGGGCCGGATCAAGCTGGAGATCCAGTCGGCCCGTGCCGATATCCGCAACCAGATGACCGAACTGGGCGGCAGGGTGCACCAGTTGGTGGTCGATGATGGCATCACCGACGTGTCGGGAGATACGGAAGTGAACGGCATCCTGGATCGCATCAAAGCATCGCAGCAGAACATCGAGGACCGGGAAGAAGAACTGCAGCGCGAGGATGCGGAACCCGCGGAGAAGAAGGCCTCCTGACGCGGCGCCGCCACGCAGGATGAAAGGATGAGCACCGACCCCGGCATGCCGTCGACGCATGCCGGGGTTTTTCTGTTTCCCCTCCGATACGTTTTCCTTGATTTAAGCCCGTGGTTCCTTACAATTTCAGGACACCCGGTCCACCGACAAAAGCCATGAAATCGCCTGTAACGACGACCCTTCCGATGCTACGAATCCTGCTCGGTTCCCAGCAAACGGGACTGATACTCGTCATCCTGCTGCTCGGTGCGGTACTCTCTATTTTCGCGGGGTATCACGTGGACCGTACCACGGGCGAACTCGTCAACAATTTCCTGAATTCCCGTACGCTGATGCAGACGGCCACGGACGCCAGTTTCTTCGTGATCATGGCCGTCGGGGCGACCATGGTGATCATCTCCGGCGGGATCGATCTCTCGGTCGGCTCGATCTACGCCCTGTCCGGCGTGATGACCGCCATGGTCCTGCGGGCCATGGCCCCGGAAGCTCCCTTCGCGGTGGTCGCGCTGGCCGTCGTGACCTGCGTCAGCCTGGGTGTGCTGTGCGGCCTCCTGAACGGGTTGATGGTGGTCGGACTCCGCGTGCATCCCTTTATCGTCACGCTCGGTACGATGTGGGTGTTCCGCGGTGTGGCTTTCGTGGCCAGCGAGGCGGAGAGCATACTCGTGCCCCAGCCCCTGACCGACGCGATCAAGCTGTCTTTCGGATCCGACGCCCTCTATCCCATGCCCATGATCATCATGCTCCTCATCACGGCCGCCGGCGCCGTTTACCTGTCCAGGACCGTCATGGGCCGCCATGTTTTCGCCGTAGGCGGCAACGTGGAGGCCGGCCGATACGCCGGGCTTAGGATCGACCGGATCCTGGTCGGTGTGTACGTGATTTCAGGACTCACCGCGGGCATCGCCGCGCTGGTGGGCAGCAGCTACTATGGCTCGGCCTCATGCGCCGATGCCACGGGTTACGAACTCTACGTGATCGCTTCCGCGGTCGTCGGCGGCGCGAGCCTTCGCGGCGGCCGGGGAAGCGCGGTCAACGCCATGCTCGGCGCTATGTTGATCGTCCTTATCCGCCAGTCCATCCGCACCCTGCACCTGGACCAGAACTACGAATGGGTCGTGATCGGTTGCGCGATCATTGTCGCCGTCGTCCTCGACCAGGTGAACCGCCGGCTCACTGCACGCAGACTGGCCGGAGCGGACCGGTCCGTGACCGTATAGGCCCGTTCAGAAAGGAATGAAATCGATGATACCCCTGAAGAAGATGCTACGAACGATGCTCGTGCTGGCCATGCTGACCGCGGGCCTGTCCATTGTTGCGGCAGGTTGCGGCGGAACCGCGCCGCCGGACGACAACCGGCTCGTGATATCCATGATCGCCAAGAGCACGACCAATCCCGTGTTCCTGTCGTCCCGTACCGGCGCGGAGGCGGCGGCCAGGGAGTTGTCGGAAGCCCACGGCGTCGACATCGTGATCGACTGGCGCACGCCGCCGACGGAGGACGGCCAGGTTCAGGCACAGCGTATCGCGCAGGCCGTGAACGAGGGCGCCGACGTGGTCCTGATCTCCTGTTCGGACGCCGCCAAGGTCACGGGCGCCATCAACGACGCGGTGGACCGGGGCGTACCGGTCATGACCTTCGACAGCGACGCGCCGGACTCGAAGCGGTTCGCCTTCTTCGGTGTGGACGACATCAAGACCGGCGGCCTGATCATGGGGGAACTGGCCAAAGCGATGGACGGCCGGGGCCGCGTGGCCATCCTCGCGGGCAACCAGAACGCGCCGAACCTGCGCAAGCGGGTGGAAGGCGTGCTGCAGAAGGCCGCCGAGTATCCGGAGATTTCGATCG
Proteins encoded in this region:
- a CDS encoding sugar ABC transporter substrate-binding protein, with the protein product MKSMIPLKKMLRTMLVLAMLTAGLSIVAAGCGGTAPPDDNRLVISMIAKSTTNPVFLSSRTGAEAAARELSEAHGVDIVIDWRTPPTEDGQVQAQRIAQAVNEGADVVLISCSDAAKVTGAINDAVDRGVPVMTFDSDAPDSKRFAFFGVDDIKTGGLIMGELAKAMDGRGRVAILAGNQNAPNLRKRVEGVLQKAAEYPEISIVGTFYHIETPQDAAAEVVRVNNAYPDIEGWAMVGGWALFTQTLLTDLDPERMKIISVDALPPQLTYIEQGIVPVLWGQPTYLWGYESVRLIVEKIHLKQDVPVINPLELVHVSRENLGEWAAMLQGWGFTDVPERYLQMDKQPASGD
- a CDS encoding ABC transporter permease, with the translated sequence MKSPVTTTLPMLRILLGSQQTGLILVILLLGAVLSIFAGYHVDRTTGELVNNFLNSRTLMQTATDASFFVIMAVGATMVIISGGIDLSVGSIYALSGVMTAMVLRAMAPEAPFAVVALAVVTCVSLGVLCGLLNGLMVVGLRVHPFIVTLGTMWVFRGVAFVASEAESILVPQPLTDAIKLSFGSDALYPMPMIIMLLITAAGAVYLSRTVMGRHVFAVGGNVEAGRYAGLRIDRILVGVYVISGLTAGIAALVGSSYYGSASCADATGYELYVIASAVVGGASLRGGRGSAVNAMLGAMLIVLIRQSIRTLHLDQNYEWVVIGCAIIVAVVLDQVNRRLTARRLAGADRSVTV
- a CDS encoding DUF4159 domain-containing protein; translation: MIPLRRSVRVLLLCGIVLGWAGYEGRAAERENGRLTIARMKYDGGGDWYNDPEAIPNLARELQLRAGIETNPDQRVVTLTDDLLYSSPFLFMTGHGEVRWTEPEIRNLRTYLTRGGFLYADDDYGMDEAFRREMKRVFPDKDFVELPFDHPIYHIIYDFPAGPPKHHEHDGKPPQGFGLFHDGRLVVYYTYESNVSDGWADEKTHNDPPAKREAAFRMGINIVAYALYR